From Streptomyces cyaneogriseus subsp. noncyanogenus, the proteins below share one genomic window:
- a CDS encoding WXG100 family type VII secretion target, translated as MAGESTTSRRSELAGLKGSIQGADDKNGLIEAIRKSLAVKAPVGDPGAIEAASRQFKQAVSTVDEAAGRIGKAASGLPAVWTGTTQVAASEVVAAARRAADQMREAFEGSAKALTALADGVEDAQQRDRVGCEVLREALSSLGGADGFFDGMWDSDEEDVAVQRARTQATDGVERRHQAAVIADDAARKAAGELNRWASEARSGKLEAKGLTAADKLMLADTSSVSESGPDREYNEILSANDLERSAAYMDKMSPADRAELERMLKDSKSPEERAYLMKTVAAGYDMDEVREFRRKIHPHGDDEAWLRRHLSPAVTEADSKNRPGAWDDLTYNGQNWSQKGNTCVPGSTIGARAMVDPVYALELTGGPSGQEDDGAAFRGRLDDELMRVHEEGDGSYDSGFWWGAPDGMDSDGQNEVANAEISPHTGAEYEYREIREGADARRDVLPDIERAVAEGKPVPIEVEGKDANGDRVGHQMMIIGQEGDMLQVYNPWGHTTWVSEDDFVNGHMDKASDERLPNAFAVHVPK; from the coding sequence ATGGCGGGGGAGTCCACGACGTCCCGGCGTTCCGAGCTGGCCGGTCTCAAGGGCAGCATCCAGGGCGCCGACGACAAGAACGGCCTCATCGAGGCGATCAGGAAGTCGCTGGCCGTGAAGGCGCCGGTCGGCGACCCCGGCGCGATCGAGGCGGCGTCCCGGCAGTTCAAGCAGGCCGTCAGCACGGTCGACGAAGCGGCGGGACGCATCGGGAAGGCGGCCTCCGGGCTGCCCGCGGTGTGGACCGGGACGACCCAGGTCGCCGCCTCGGAGGTGGTCGCCGCCGCGCGCCGGGCCGCCGATCAGATGCGCGAGGCGTTCGAAGGGAGCGCCAAGGCGCTCACCGCGCTGGCGGACGGCGTCGAGGACGCCCAGCAGCGTGACCGGGTGGGGTGCGAGGTGCTCCGCGAGGCCCTGAGCTCGCTGGGCGGTGCGGACGGCTTCTTCGACGGCATGTGGGACAGCGACGAGGAGGACGTCGCCGTACAGCGGGCCAGGACGCAGGCCACCGACGGCGTCGAGCGGCGCCACCAGGCGGCGGTGATAGCCGACGACGCCGCGCGCAAGGCGGCCGGCGAGCTCAACCGGTGGGCCTCGGAGGCCCGTTCCGGAAAGCTGGAGGCGAAGGGGCTCACGGCGGCGGACAAGCTGATGCTGGCCGACACGAGCAGCGTGAGCGAGTCCGGCCCCGACCGTGAGTACAACGAGATCCTCAGCGCGAACGACCTCGAGCGCTCCGCCGCGTACATGGACAAGATGAGCCCCGCGGACCGCGCCGAGCTGGAACGGATGCTCAAGGACTCCAAGTCGCCCGAGGAACGGGCGTACCTGATGAAGACCGTCGCCGCCGGCTACGACATGGACGAGGTCCGGGAGTTCCGCCGGAAGATCCATCCGCACGGCGACGACGAGGCATGGCTGCGGCGGCACCTGTCGCCCGCGGTCACCGAGGCCGACAGCAAGAACCGGCCCGGTGCCTGGGACGACCTCACGTACAACGGGCAGAACTGGTCCCAGAAGGGCAACACCTGCGTGCCCGGCTCCACGATCGGCGCGCGTGCCATGGTCGACCCCGTCTACGCCCTGGAACTCACCGGCGGACCCTCCGGCCAGGAGGACGACGGCGCCGCCTTCCGCGGGCGGCTCGACGACGAGCTGATGCGGGTCCACGAGGAGGGCGACGGCAGCTACGACTCGGGCTTCTGGTGGGGAGCGCCGGACGGCATGGACAGCGACGGCCAGAACGAGGTCGCCAACGCCGAGATCAGCCCCCACACCGGCGCCGAGTACGAGTACCGCGAGATCCGTGAGGGCGCGGACGCCCGGCGCGACGTCCTGCCCGACATCGAGAGGGCGGTCGCGGAGGGGAAGCCGGTGCCCATCGAGGTGGAGGGCAAGGACGCCAACGGCGACCGGGTCGGCCACCAGATGATGATCATCGGCCAGGAGGGCGACATGCTCCAGGTGTACAACCCGTGGGGGCACACCACCTGGGTCAGCGAGGACGACTTCGTCAACGGCCACATGGACAAGGCGTCCGACGAGCGGTTGCCCAACGCCTTCGCCGTCCATGTCCCGAAGTGA
- a CDS encoding protease inhibitor I42 family protein, which translates to MTSKVLSRRGHARLVPSLLALGAAGALAACGAAAGPKEYGTDRRTIEAEVGEEFALSLPMHPSQGEWWYRVTPHPDAEVVRSEGDREDYEGSDLVGGGDGTQYFDFKAVGPGTTEIRVLHCPVGTCVGKGESASPRPDATSTDSDQANKARYYTFTVSVRR; encoded by the coding sequence ATGACCAGCAAGGTCCTCTCCCGGCGGGGTCACGCCCGTCTCGTCCCGTCCCTGCTCGCGCTCGGCGCGGCCGGCGCGCTGGCGGCCTGCGGAGCGGCCGCCGGACCGAAGGAGTACGGGACCGACCGGCGCACCATCGAAGCCGAGGTCGGAGAGGAGTTCGCCCTGTCCCTCCCCATGCATCCGTCCCAGGGGGAGTGGTGGTACCGCGTCACTCCGCACCCCGACGCCGAGGTCGTCCGCAGCGAGGGCGACCGCGAGGACTACGAGGGATCGGACCTCGTGGGCGGCGGTGACGGCACCCAGTACTTCGATTTCAAGGCGGTGGGGCCGGGAACCACCGAGATCCGCGTCCTGCACTGCCCGGTGGGCACCTGCGTCGGCAAGGGCGAGTCGGCGTCCCCCAGGCCCGACGCGACGTCCACCGACTCCGACCAGGCCAACAAGGCCCGCTACTACACCTTCACCGTCTCCGTACGGCGCTGA
- a CDS encoding WXG100 family type VII secretion target, giving the protein MADFKIDVDRMKSLISRLDQVDDRMRGAQQRLNKVGPKGLGTDGLDNACNDFQDDWGDGIKRIADASKQLHEGLKKTVESYQTTDQDLQKGFSQK; this is encoded by the coding sequence ATGGCGGACTTCAAGATCGATGTCGATCGGATGAAGAGTCTGATCAGCAGGCTGGACCAGGTGGACGACCGTATGCGCGGTGCCCAGCAGCGGCTGAACAAGGTGGGCCCGAAGGGGCTGGGCACGGACGGCCTCGACAACGCCTGCAACGACTTCCAGGACGACTGGGGCGACGGCATCAAGCGGATCGCCGACGCCTCCAAACAGCTCCACGAGGGGCTCAAGAAGACCGTCGAGTCGTACCAGACGACCGATCAGGACCTGCAGAAGGGCTTCAGCCAGAAGTAA
- a CDS encoding putative T7SS-secreted protein: MGMFDDPNWPGLTFNPAKGDLHTIESLAYDVKTVGDELDELREMLVSIGKTDGAWEGEAAQKFQGKIGELPKYLQQGHESMTACSKALRTWHTQLEGMQRKAKTLEDQAVEARKRLEQRNDAVDQVNGKITQSRFRQLTEEEAKALTEEADSASRAAKEAAAELERIIREGEALRNNWEEQAAGAEKAIREASKNRPPDISIWDKITGGLKGAWDGFKKFLIDNADLFSTISAALAAAAIVVNVIPVGGQVASAILGAGSVVFAGAAMAGHWMGGAPMWKVGLDALGVIPGVGGVAKGLVTGGKALFTGGKAASGITAGAKTMMNQITNPLSTKMINWGLGKFGKAVDPALITVGAKGFATGFGAGNLLFGGDDGGKSEPPVRTQPAPVAPGSPEDRLRQNSEPPVRTQPYPAATGDKFHHTLAA; encoded by the coding sequence ATGGGGATGTTCGACGATCCCAACTGGCCCGGTCTGACATTCAACCCGGCCAAGGGTGATCTGCACACGATCGAGTCACTGGCGTACGACGTCAAGACGGTCGGCGACGAGCTCGACGAGCTGCGCGAGATGCTCGTGAGCATCGGCAAGACGGACGGGGCGTGGGAGGGCGAGGCCGCCCAGAAGTTCCAGGGCAAGATCGGCGAGCTTCCCAAGTACCTCCAGCAGGGCCATGAGTCGATGACCGCCTGCTCCAAGGCGCTCCGCACCTGGCACACCCAGCTCGAGGGCATGCAGCGCAAGGCCAAGACCCTCGAGGACCAGGCGGTCGAGGCGCGCAAGCGGCTGGAGCAGAGGAACGACGCGGTCGATCAGGTCAACGGCAAGATCACCCAGTCGAGGTTCCGCCAGCTCACCGAGGAGGAGGCCAAGGCGCTCACGGAGGAGGCCGACTCCGCCTCCCGCGCGGCCAAGGAAGCCGCCGCGGAGCTGGAGCGGATCATCCGTGAGGGCGAGGCACTGCGCAACAACTGGGAGGAGCAGGCGGCCGGCGCGGAGAAGGCCATCCGCGAGGCATCGAAGAACCGGCCCCCGGACATCAGCATCTGGGACAAGATCACCGGCGGCCTGAAGGGCGCCTGGGACGGTTTCAAGAAGTTCCTCATCGACAACGCCGACCTGTTCTCCACGATCTCCGCCGCACTCGCCGCGGCCGCCATCGTCGTCAACGTCATCCCGGTCGGCGGTCAGGTCGCCTCGGCGATCCTGGGCGCCGGTTCGGTGGTGTTCGCCGGTGCGGCCATGGCGGGCCACTGGATGGGCGGCGCGCCGATGTGGAAGGTCGGACTCGACGCGCTCGGCGTGATTCCCGGCGTCGGCGGCGTCGCCAAGGGCCTCGTCACCGGCGGCAAGGCGCTCTTCACCGGCGGCAAGGCCGCGTCCGGCATCACGGCGGGCGCCAAGACCATGATGAACCAGATCACCAACCCCCTCAGCACCAAGATGATCAACTGGGGGCTGGGCAAGTTCGGCAAGGCCGTCGACCCGGCGCTCATCACCGTCGGGGCGAAGGGCTTCGCCACCGGGTTCGGTGCCGGGAACCTCCTCTTCGGCGGGGACGACGGCGGCAAGAGCGAGCCGCCGGTGCGGACGCAGCCGGCCCCGGTCGCTCCCGGCAGCCCCGAGGACAGGCTGCGGCAGAACAGCGAGCCGCCCGTGCGGACCCAGCCGTACCCGGCGGCCACGGGTGACAAGTTCCACCACACCCTGGCGGCCTGA